The following are from one region of the Falco biarmicus isolate bFalBia1 chromosome 1, bFalBia1.pri, whole genome shotgun sequence genome:
- the LOC130143777 gene encoding myosin heavy chain, skeletal muscle, adult isoform X1 encodes MASADAEMAVFGEAAPYLRKSEKERIEAQNKPFDAKTSVFVVHPKESFVKGTIQSRESGKVTVKSEAGETLTVKEDQIFSMNPPKYDKIEDMAMMTHLHEPAVLYNLKERYAAWMIYTYSGLFCVTVNPYKWLPVYNPEVVLAYRGKKRQEAPPHIFSISDNAYQFMLTDRENQSILITGESGAGKTVNTKRVIQYFATIAASGDKKKEEQSGKMQGTLEDQIISANPLLEAFGNAKTVRNDNSSRFGKFIRIHFGATGKLASADIETYLLEKSRVTFQLPAERSYHIFYQIMSNKKPELIDMLLITTNPFDFHYVSQGEVTVPSIDDQEELMATDSAIDILGFTADEKTAIYKLTGAVMHYGNLKFKQKQREEQAEPDGTEVADKAAYLMGLNSADLLKALCYPRVKVGNEYVTKGQNVSQVNNAVGALAKAVFEKMFLWMVVRINQQLDTKQPRQYFIGVLDIAGFEIFDFNSFEQLCINFTNEKLQQFFNHHMFVLEQEEYKKEGIEWEFIDFGMDLAACIELIEKPMGIFSILEEECMFPKATDTSFKNKLYDQHLGKSNNFQKPKPAKGKAEAHFSLVHYAGTVDYNISGWLEKNKDPLNETVIGLYQKSSLKTLALLFANYGGADAEGGGGGKKGGKKKGSSFQTVSALFRENLNKLMTNLRSTHPHFVRCIIPNETKTPGAMEHELVLHQLRCNGVLEGIRICRKGFPSRVLYADFKQRYRVLNASAIPEGQFMDSKKASEKLLGSIDVDHTQYRFGHTKVFFKAGLIGVLEEMRDEKLAEIMTMIQARCRGFLMRVEYRKMVERRESIFCIQYNVRAFMNVKHWPWMKLYFKIKPLLKSAESEKEMANMKEEFEKTKEELAKSEAKRKELEEKMVVLLQEKNDLQLQVQAEADSLADAEERCDQLIKTKIQLEAKIKEVTERAEDEEEINAELTAKKRKLEDECSELKKDIDDLELTLAKVEKEKHATENKVKNLTEEMAALDETIAKLTKEKKALQEAHQQTLDDLQVEEDKVNTLTKAKTKLEQQVDDLEGSLEQEKKLRMDLERAKRKLEGDLKLAQDSIMDLENDKQQLDEKLKKKDFEISQIQSKIEDEQALGMQLQKKIKELQARIEELEEEIEAERTSRAKAEKHRADLSRELEEISERLEEAGGATAAQIEMNKKREAEFQKMRRDLEEATLQHEATAAALRKKHADSTAELGEQIDNLQRVKQKLEKEKSELKMEIDDLASNMESVSKAKANLEKMCRTLEDQLSEIKTKEEQNQRMINDLNTQRARLQTESGEYSRQVEEKDALISQLSRGKQGFTQQIEELKRHLEEEIKAKNALAHALQSARHDCDLLREQYEEEQEAKGELQRALSKANSEVAQWRTKYETDAIQRTEELEEAKKKLAQRLQDAEEHVEAVNAKCASLEKTKQRLQNEVEDLMIDVERSNAACAALDKKQKNFDKILAEWKQKYEETQAELEASQKEARSLSTELFKMKNAYEESLDHLETLKRENKNLQQEIGDLTEQIAEGGKAIHELEKAKKQIEQEKSEIQASLEEAEASLEHEEGKILRLQLELNQVKSEIDRKIAEKDEEIDQMKRNHLRIVESMQSTLDAEIRSRNEALRLKKKMEGDLNEMEIQLSHANRVAAEAQKNLRNTQAVLKDTQIHLDDALRTQEDLKEQVAMVERRANLLQAEIEELRAALEQTERSRKVAEQELLDATERVQLLHTQNTSLINTKKKLETDITQIQSEMEDTIQEARNAEEKAKKAITDAAMMAEELKKEQDTSAHLERMKKNLDQTVKDLQHRLDEAEQLALKGGKKQIQKLEARVRELEGEVDAEQKRSAEAVKGVRKYERRVKELTYQSEEDRKNILRLQDLVDKLQMKVKSYKRQAEEAEELSNVNLSKFRKIQHELEEAEERADIAESQVNKLRVKSREFHGKKIAEEE; translated from the exons ATGGCCTCTGCAGACGCTGAGATGGCTGTTTTTGGGGAGGCGGCTCCTTACCTCCGAAAATCGGAAAAGGAGAGAATTGAGGCCCAGAACAAGCCTTTTGATGCCAAGACATCCGTCTTCGTGGTCCACCCTAAAGAATCCTTTGTGAAAGGAACAATCCAGAGCAGGGAATCAGGGAAGGTCACTGTCAAGTCTGAAGCAGGAGAA ACCCTGACCGTGAAGGAAGATCAAATCTTCTCCATGAACCCTCCCAAGTACGACAAGATCGAGGACATGGCCATGATGACCCACCTCCACGAGCCCGCTGTGCTGTACAACCTCAAAGAGCGTTACGCAGCCTGGATGATCTAC ACCTACTCGGGGCTCTTCTGCGTCACTGTCAACCCCTACAAGTGGCTGCCGGTGTACAACCCGGAGGTGGTGTTGGCCTACCGAGGCAAGAAGCGCCAGGAGGCCCCTCCACACATCTTCTCCATCTCGGACAATGCCTATCAGTTCATGCTGACCG ATCGCGAGAACCAGTCGATCCTGATCAC CGGAGAATCCGGTGCCGGGAAGACTGTGAACACAAAGCGCGTCATCCAGTACTTTGCAACAATTGCAGCGAGCGGGGATaagaagaaagaggagcagTCAGGCAAAATGCAG GGAACGCTTGAGGATCAAATCATCAGCGCCAACCCACTGCTGGAGGCCTTTGGAAACGCCAAGACCGTGAGGAACGACAACTCCTCACGCTTT GGCAAATTCATCAGAATCCACTTTGGGGCCACAGGCAAACTGGCTTCTGCTGACATTGAAACTT ACCTGCTGGAGAAGTCCAGAGTCACtttccagctcccagcagaAAGAAGCTACCACATATTCTATCAGATCATGTCCAACAAGAAGCCGGAGCTAATTG ACATGCTCCTCATTACCACCAACCCTTTTGATTTCCACTATGTGAGTCAAGGTGAGGTCACTGTTCCCAGCATTGATGACCAGGAGGAGCTCATGGCTACAGAC AGTGCCATTGACATCCTGGGCTTCACTGCTGATGAGAAGACAGCCATCTACAAGCTGACAGGGGCTGTCATGCACTACGGGAACCTGAAGTTCAAGCAGAAACAACgagaggagcaggcagagcccgATGGCACAGAAG TGGCTGACAAGGCTGCCTACCTGATGGGCCTGAACTCAGCTGACCTGCTCAAGGCCCTCTGCTACCCCCGCGTCAAGGTTGGGAATGAGTATGTGACCAAAGGTCAAAATGTGTCACAG GTGAACAACGCAGTTGGCGCCCTGGCAAAAGCTGTCTTTGAGAAGATGTTCTTGTGGATGGTTGTTCGCATCAACCAACAGCTGGATACCAAGCAACCCAGACAGTACTTCATTGGTGTCCTGGACATCGCTGGCTTTGAGATCTTTGAT TTCAACAGCTTTGAGCAGCTGTGCATCAACTTCACCAACGAGAAACTGCAACAGTTCTTCAACCACCACATGTtcgtgctggagcaggaggagtaCAAGAAGGAGGGAATTGAATGGGAGTTCATTGACTTTGGGATGGACCTGGCTGCCTGCATTGAGCTCATTGAGAAG CCCATGGGCATCTTCTCCATCCTGGAAGAGGAGTGCATGTTCCCCAAGGCAACTGACACCTCTTTCAAGAACAAACTCTACGACCAGCACCTGGGCAAGTCCAACAACTTCCAGAAGCCCAAGCCTGCCAAAGGCAAGGCGGAGGCCCACTTCTCCCTGGTGCACTATGCTGGCACGGTGGACTATAACATCTCCGGCTGGCTGGAGAAGAACAAGGACCCCCTGAATGAAACTGTCATTGGGTTGTACCAGAAATCATCCCTGAAGACGCTGGCCTTACTCTTTGCCAACTATGGTGGAGCAGATGCAG agggtggtggtggtggcaaaAAGGGTGGCAAGAAGAAGGGTTCTTCTTtccagactgtctcagctcttTTCCGG GAGAACTTAAACAAGCTGATGACAAATCTTCGCAGCACTCACCCCCATTTTGTACGATGCATCAtcccaaatgaaacaaaaacaccTG GTGCCATGGAGCACGAGCTGGTACTGCATCAGCTGCGGTGTAACGGCGTGCTGGAAGGGATCAGAATTTGCAGGAAAGGGTTCCCCAGCAGAGTCCTGTATGCTGACTTCAAACAAAG ATACAGAGTGCTTAATGCCAGTGCTATCCCAGAGGGACAGTTCATGGACAGCAAGAAGGCTTCTGAGAAGCTGCTTGGGTCCATTGATGTGGACCACACACAATACAGATTTGGTCACACCAAG GTGTTCTTCAAAGCTGGACTGATAGGTGTGCTGGAGGAGATGAGAGATGAAAAACTAGCAGAGATTATGACCATGATACAAGCCAGGTGCAGAGGCTTCCTGATGAGAGTGGAGTATCGGAAAATGGTGGAGAGGAG GGAGTCCATCTTCTGCATCCAGTACAATGTTCGTGCATTCATGAATGTGAAGCACTGGCCCTGGATGAAGCTGTACTTTAAGATCAAGCCCTTGCTGAAGAGTGCAGAGTCTGAGAAAGAGATGGCCAACATGAAGGAAGAGTTTGAGAAAACCAAGGAAGAGCTCGCAAAGTCTGAGGCaaagaggaaggagctggaggagaaaatggtggtcctgctgcaggagaagaaTGACCTGCAGCTCCAAGTGCAGGCG GAAGCCGATAGCTTGGCTGATGCTGAGGAAAGGTGTGACCAGctcatcaaaaccaaaatccagCTGGAAGCCAAAATTAAGGAGGTGACTGAAAGGgctgaggatgaggaggaaaTCAATGCTGAGCTGACAGCCAAGAAGAGAAAACTGGAGGATGAATGTTCAGAGCTGAAGAAAGATATTGATGACCTGGAGTTGACGTTGGCCAaagtggagaaggaaaaacatgcCACCGAAAACAAG GTGAAAAACCTCACAGAGGAGATGGCGGCCCTGGACGAGACCATTGCCAAGCTGACTAAAGAGAAGAAAGCCCTCCAAGAGGCCCATCAGCAGACACTGGATGACCTGCAGGTAGAAGAGGACAAAGTCAATACGCTGACCAAAGCCAAGACCAAGCTGGAGCAGCAAGTGGACGAT CTGGAAGGGTCCCTGgagcaagagaagaaactgcGCATGGACCTTGAGAGAGCAAAGAGGAAACTCGAAGGAGACCTGAAGCTGGCCCAGGACAGCATCATGGATTTGGAGAACgacaagcagcagctggatgagaaactgaagaa GAAAGACTTTGAAATCAGCCAGATCCAGAGCAAAATTGAGGATGAGCAAGCCCTGGGCATGCAGTTACAGAAGAAGATCAAGGAGCTGCAG GCTCGTAttgaggagctggaggaggaaattGAGGCAGAGCGAACCTCTCGGGCAAAAGCCGAGAAGCATCGGGCTGACCTGTCGAGGGAGCTAGAGGAGATCAGCGAGCGCCTGGAAGAAGCCGGAGGGGCTACCGCCGCTCAGATTGAGATGAACAAGAAGCGTGAGGCAGAATTTCAGAAGATGCGTCGCGACCTGGAGGAGGCCACGCTGCAGCACGAAGCCACGGCTGCGGCCCTGCGCAAGAAGCACGCGGACAGCACCGCTGAGCTTGGGGAGCAGATCGACAACCTGCAGCGAgtgaagcagaagctggagaaggagaagagtGAGCTCAAGATGGAGATTGACGACTTGGCCAGTAACATGGAGTCTGTCTCCAAAGCCAAG GCAAACCTGGAGAAGATGTGCCGCACTCTGGAAGACCAGCTGAGTGAGATTAAAACTAAGGAGGAACAGAATCAGCGCATGATCAATGACCTCAATACTCAACGAGCTCGTCTGCAGACAGAATCAG GTGAATATTCACGCCAGGTGGAGGAAAAAGATGCTCTGATTTCTCAGCTGTCTAGGGGCAAGCAAGGATTTACGCAGCAGATTGAGGAGCTCAAGAGACATctagaggaagaaataaag GCCAAGAACGCGCTGGCCCACGCCTTGCAGTCTGCTCGCCACGACTGTGACCTGCTGCGGGAGCAAtatgaggaggagcaggaagcCAAGGGGGAGCTGCAGCGCGCCCTGTCCAAGGCCAACAGTGAAGTGGCCCAGTGGAGAACCAAATATGAGACGGACGCTATTCAGCGCacggaggagctggaggaggccaA GAAGAAGCTGGCCCAGCGCCTGCAGGATGCAGAGGAACACGTTGAAGCTGTGAATGCCAAATGTGCCTCCCTGGAGAAGacaaagcagaggctgcagaatGAAGTGGAGGACCTGATGATTGACGTGGAGCGATCAAATGCTGCCTGCGCAGCTCTGGATAAGAAGCAGAAGAACTTTGACAAG ATCCTGGCAGAATGGAAGCAGAAGTATGAGGAAACgcaggctgagctggaggcCTCCCAGAAGGAGGCTCGCTCCCTCAGCACGGAGCTCTTTAAGATGAAGAATGCCTACGAGGAGTCCCTGGACCACCTGGAAACGCTGAAGCGTGAGAACAAGAACTTGCAGC AGGAGATTGGTGACCTCACAGAGCAGATTGCAGAGGGAGGCAAGGCCATTCATGAGCTGGAGAAAGCCAAGAAGCAGATTGAGCAGGAGAAATCTGAAATCCAGGCCTCGCTGGAGGAAGCTGAG GCGTCCCTTGAACATGAAGAGGGGAAGATCCTGCGCCTCCAGCTTGAGCTCAACCAGGTGAAGTCTGAGATTGACAGGAAGATAGCAGAGAAAGATGAGGAGATTGACCAGATGAAGAGGAACCACCTCAGAATTGTGGAGTCCATGCAGAGCACCCTGGACGCTGAGATCAGGAGCAGGAATGAGGCCCTGCGGCTGAAGAAGAAGATGGAGGGAGACCTGAATGAAATGGAGATCCAGCTGAGCCATGCCAACCGCGTGGCTGCAGAGGCACAAAAGAACCTGAGAAACACACAGGCCGTGCTCAAG GATACCCAGATACACTTGGACGATGCTCTGAGGACGCAGGAGGACCTGAAGGAGCAGGTGGCCATGGTGGAGCGCCGAGCAaacctgctgcaggctgaaattGAGGAGCTGcgggcagccctggagcagacGGAGCGGTCAAGGAAGGTGGCTGAGCAGGAGCTTCTGGATGCCACTGAACGAGTGCAGCTCCTCCATACCCAG AACACCAGCTTGATCAACACCAAAAAGAAGCTGGAGACAGACATTACCCAAATCCAGAGTGAAATGGAGGATACGATCCAGGAAGCCCGCAATGCTGAAGAGAAGGCCAAGAAGGCCATCACAGAT
- the LOC130143777 gene encoding myosin heavy chain, skeletal muscle, adult isoform X2, producing MASADAEMAVFGEAAPYLRKSEKERIEAQNKPFDAKTSVFVVHPKESFVKGTIQSRESGKVTVKSEAGETLTVKEDQIFSMNPPKYDKIEDMAMMTHLHEPAVLYNLKERYAAWMIYTYSGLFCVTVNPYKWLPVYNPEVVLAYRGKKRQEAPPHIFSISDNAYQFMLTDRENQSILITGESGAGKTVNTKRVIQYFATIAASGDKKKEEQSGKMQGTLEDQIISANPLLEAFGNAKTVRNDNSSRFGKFIRIHFGATGKLASADIETYLLEKSRVTFQLPAERSYHIFYQIMSNKKPELIDMLLITTNPFDFHYVSQGEVTVPSIDDQEELMATDSAIDILGFTADEKTAIYKLTGAVMHYGNLKFKQKQREEQAEPDGTEVADKAAYLMGLNSADLLKALCYPRVKVGNEYVTKGQNVSQVNNAVGALAKAVFEKMFLWMVVRINQQLDTKQPRQYFIGVLDIAGFEIFDFNSFEQLCINFTNEKLQQFFNHHMFVLEQEEYKKEGIEWEFIDFGMDLAACIELIEKPMGIFSILEEECMFPKATDTSFKNKLYDQHLGKSNNFQKPKPAKGKAEAHFSLVHYAGTVDYNISGWLEKNKDPLNETVIGLYQKSSLKTLALLFANYGGADGGGGGKKGGKKKGSSFQTVSALFRENLNKLMTNLRSTHPHFVRCIIPNETKTPGAMEHELVLHQLRCNGVLEGIRICRKGFPSRVLYADFKQRYRVLNASAIPEGQFMDSKKASEKLLGSIDVDHTQYRFGHTKVFFKAGLIGVLEEMRDEKLAEIMTMIQARCRGFLMRVEYRKMVERRESIFCIQYNVRAFMNVKHWPWMKLYFKIKPLLKSAESEKEMANMKEEFEKTKEELAKSEAKRKELEEKMVVLLQEKNDLQLQVQAEADSLADAEERCDQLIKTKIQLEAKIKEVTERAEDEEEINAELTAKKRKLEDECSELKKDIDDLELTLAKVEKEKHATENKVKNLTEEMAALDETIAKLTKEKKALQEAHQQTLDDLQVEEDKVNTLTKAKTKLEQQVDDLEGSLEQEKKLRMDLERAKRKLEGDLKLAQDSIMDLENDKQQLDEKLKKKDFEISQIQSKIEDEQALGMQLQKKIKELQARIEELEEEIEAERTSRAKAEKHRADLSRELEEISERLEEAGGATAAQIEMNKKREAEFQKMRRDLEEATLQHEATAAALRKKHADSTAELGEQIDNLQRVKQKLEKEKSELKMEIDDLASNMESVSKAKANLEKMCRTLEDQLSEIKTKEEQNQRMINDLNTQRARLQTESGEYSRQVEEKDALISQLSRGKQGFTQQIEELKRHLEEEIKAKNALAHALQSARHDCDLLREQYEEEQEAKGELQRALSKANSEVAQWRTKYETDAIQRTEELEEAKKKLAQRLQDAEEHVEAVNAKCASLEKTKQRLQNEVEDLMIDVERSNAACAALDKKQKNFDKILAEWKQKYEETQAELEASQKEARSLSTELFKMKNAYEESLDHLETLKRENKNLQQEIGDLTEQIAEGGKAIHELEKAKKQIEQEKSEIQASLEEAEASLEHEEGKILRLQLELNQVKSEIDRKIAEKDEEIDQMKRNHLRIVESMQSTLDAEIRSRNEALRLKKKMEGDLNEMEIQLSHANRVAAEAQKNLRNTQAVLKDTQIHLDDALRTQEDLKEQVAMVERRANLLQAEIEELRAALEQTERSRKVAEQELLDATERVQLLHTQNTSLINTKKKLETDITQIQSEMEDTIQEARNAEEKAKKAITDAAMMAEELKKEQDTSAHLERMKKNLDQTVKDLQHRLDEAEQLALKGGKKQIQKLEARVRELEGEVDAEQKRSAEAVKGVRKYERRVKELTYQSEEDRKNILRLQDLVDKLQMKVKSYKRQAEEAEELSNVNLSKFRKIQHELEEAEERADIAESQVNKLRVKSREFHGKKIAEEE from the exons ATGGCCTCTGCAGACGCTGAGATGGCTGTTTTTGGGGAGGCGGCTCCTTACCTCCGAAAATCGGAAAAGGAGAGAATTGAGGCCCAGAACAAGCCTTTTGATGCCAAGACATCCGTCTTCGTGGTCCACCCTAAAGAATCCTTTGTGAAAGGAACAATCCAGAGCAGGGAATCAGGGAAGGTCACTGTCAAGTCTGAAGCAGGAGAA ACCCTGACCGTGAAGGAAGATCAAATCTTCTCCATGAACCCTCCCAAGTACGACAAGATCGAGGACATGGCCATGATGACCCACCTCCACGAGCCCGCTGTGCTGTACAACCTCAAAGAGCGTTACGCAGCCTGGATGATCTAC ACCTACTCGGGGCTCTTCTGCGTCACTGTCAACCCCTACAAGTGGCTGCCGGTGTACAACCCGGAGGTGGTGTTGGCCTACCGAGGCAAGAAGCGCCAGGAGGCCCCTCCACACATCTTCTCCATCTCGGACAATGCCTATCAGTTCATGCTGACCG ATCGCGAGAACCAGTCGATCCTGATCAC CGGAGAATCCGGTGCCGGGAAGACTGTGAACACAAAGCGCGTCATCCAGTACTTTGCAACAATTGCAGCGAGCGGGGATaagaagaaagaggagcagTCAGGCAAAATGCAG GGAACGCTTGAGGATCAAATCATCAGCGCCAACCCACTGCTGGAGGCCTTTGGAAACGCCAAGACCGTGAGGAACGACAACTCCTCACGCTTT GGCAAATTCATCAGAATCCACTTTGGGGCCACAGGCAAACTGGCTTCTGCTGACATTGAAACTT ACCTGCTGGAGAAGTCCAGAGTCACtttccagctcccagcagaAAGAAGCTACCACATATTCTATCAGATCATGTCCAACAAGAAGCCGGAGCTAATTG ACATGCTCCTCATTACCACCAACCCTTTTGATTTCCACTATGTGAGTCAAGGTGAGGTCACTGTTCCCAGCATTGATGACCAGGAGGAGCTCATGGCTACAGAC AGTGCCATTGACATCCTGGGCTTCACTGCTGATGAGAAGACAGCCATCTACAAGCTGACAGGGGCTGTCATGCACTACGGGAACCTGAAGTTCAAGCAGAAACAACgagaggagcaggcagagcccgATGGCACAGAAG TGGCTGACAAGGCTGCCTACCTGATGGGCCTGAACTCAGCTGACCTGCTCAAGGCCCTCTGCTACCCCCGCGTCAAGGTTGGGAATGAGTATGTGACCAAAGGTCAAAATGTGTCACAG GTGAACAACGCAGTTGGCGCCCTGGCAAAAGCTGTCTTTGAGAAGATGTTCTTGTGGATGGTTGTTCGCATCAACCAACAGCTGGATACCAAGCAACCCAGACAGTACTTCATTGGTGTCCTGGACATCGCTGGCTTTGAGATCTTTGAT TTCAACAGCTTTGAGCAGCTGTGCATCAACTTCACCAACGAGAAACTGCAACAGTTCTTCAACCACCACATGTtcgtgctggagcaggaggagtaCAAGAAGGAGGGAATTGAATGGGAGTTCATTGACTTTGGGATGGACCTGGCTGCCTGCATTGAGCTCATTGAGAAG CCCATGGGCATCTTCTCCATCCTGGAAGAGGAGTGCATGTTCCCCAAGGCAACTGACACCTCTTTCAAGAACAAACTCTACGACCAGCACCTGGGCAAGTCCAACAACTTCCAGAAGCCCAAGCCTGCCAAAGGCAAGGCGGAGGCCCACTTCTCCCTGGTGCACTATGCTGGCACGGTGGACTATAACATCTCCGGCTGGCTGGAGAAGAACAAGGACCCCCTGAATGAAACTGTCATTGGGTTGTACCAGAAATCATCCCTGAAGACGCTGGCCTTACTCTTTGCCAACTATGGTGGAGCAGAT ggtggtggtggtggcaaaAAGGGTGGCAAGAAGAAGGGTTCTTCTTtccagactgtctcagctcttTTCCGG GAGAACTTAAACAAGCTGATGACAAATCTTCGCAGCACTCACCCCCATTTTGTACGATGCATCAtcccaaatgaaacaaaaacaccTG GTGCCATGGAGCACGAGCTGGTACTGCATCAGCTGCGGTGTAACGGCGTGCTGGAAGGGATCAGAATTTGCAGGAAAGGGTTCCCCAGCAGAGTCCTGTATGCTGACTTCAAACAAAG ATACAGAGTGCTTAATGCCAGTGCTATCCCAGAGGGACAGTTCATGGACAGCAAGAAGGCTTCTGAGAAGCTGCTTGGGTCCATTGATGTGGACCACACACAATACAGATTTGGTCACACCAAG GTGTTCTTCAAAGCTGGACTGATAGGTGTGCTGGAGGAGATGAGAGATGAAAAACTAGCAGAGATTATGACCATGATACAAGCCAGGTGCAGAGGCTTCCTGATGAGAGTGGAGTATCGGAAAATGGTGGAGAGGAG GGAGTCCATCTTCTGCATCCAGTACAATGTTCGTGCATTCATGAATGTGAAGCACTGGCCCTGGATGAAGCTGTACTTTAAGATCAAGCCCTTGCTGAAGAGTGCAGAGTCTGAGAAAGAGATGGCCAACATGAAGGAAGAGTTTGAGAAAACCAAGGAAGAGCTCGCAAAGTCTGAGGCaaagaggaaggagctggaggagaaaatggtggtcctgctgcaggagaagaaTGACCTGCAGCTCCAAGTGCAGGCG GAAGCCGATAGCTTGGCTGATGCTGAGGAAAGGTGTGACCAGctcatcaaaaccaaaatccagCTGGAAGCCAAAATTAAGGAGGTGACTGAAAGGgctgaggatgaggaggaaaTCAATGCTGAGCTGACAGCCAAGAAGAGAAAACTGGAGGATGAATGTTCAGAGCTGAAGAAAGATATTGATGACCTGGAGTTGACGTTGGCCAaagtggagaaggaaaaacatgcCACCGAAAACAAG GTGAAAAACCTCACAGAGGAGATGGCGGCCCTGGACGAGACCATTGCCAAGCTGACTAAAGAGAAGAAAGCCCTCCAAGAGGCCCATCAGCAGACACTGGATGACCTGCAGGTAGAAGAGGACAAAGTCAATACGCTGACCAAAGCCAAGACCAAGCTGGAGCAGCAAGTGGACGAT CTGGAAGGGTCCCTGgagcaagagaagaaactgcGCATGGACCTTGAGAGAGCAAAGAGGAAACTCGAAGGAGACCTGAAGCTGGCCCAGGACAGCATCATGGATTTGGAGAACgacaagcagcagctggatgagaaactgaagaa GAAAGACTTTGAAATCAGCCAGATCCAGAGCAAAATTGAGGATGAGCAAGCCCTGGGCATGCAGTTACAGAAGAAGATCAAGGAGCTGCAG GCTCGTAttgaggagctggaggaggaaattGAGGCAGAGCGAACCTCTCGGGCAAAAGCCGAGAAGCATCGGGCTGACCTGTCGAGGGAGCTAGAGGAGATCAGCGAGCGCCTGGAAGAAGCCGGAGGGGCTACCGCCGCTCAGATTGAGATGAACAAGAAGCGTGAGGCAGAATTTCAGAAGATGCGTCGCGACCTGGAGGAGGCCACGCTGCAGCACGAAGCCACGGCTGCGGCCCTGCGCAAGAAGCACGCGGACAGCACCGCTGAGCTTGGGGAGCAGATCGACAACCTGCAGCGAgtgaagcagaagctggagaaggagaagagtGAGCTCAAGATGGAGATTGACGACTTGGCCAGTAACATGGAGTCTGTCTCCAAAGCCAAG GCAAACCTGGAGAAGATGTGCCGCACTCTGGAAGACCAGCTGAGTGAGATTAAAACTAAGGAGGAACAGAATCAGCGCATGATCAATGACCTCAATACTCAACGAGCTCGTCTGCAGACAGAATCAG GTGAATATTCACGCCAGGTGGAGGAAAAAGATGCTCTGATTTCTCAGCTGTCTAGGGGCAAGCAAGGATTTACGCAGCAGATTGAGGAGCTCAAGAGACATctagaggaagaaataaag GCCAAGAACGCGCTGGCCCACGCCTTGCAGTCTGCTCGCCACGACTGTGACCTGCTGCGGGAGCAAtatgaggaggagcaggaagcCAAGGGGGAGCTGCAGCGCGCCCTGTCCAAGGCCAACAGTGAAGTGGCCCAGTGGAGAACCAAATATGAGACGGACGCTATTCAGCGCacggaggagctggaggaggccaA GAAGAAGCTGGCCCAGCGCCTGCAGGATGCAGAGGAACACGTTGAAGCTGTGAATGCCAAATGTGCCTCCCTGGAGAAGacaaagcagaggctgcagaatGAAGTGGAGGACCTGATGATTGACGTGGAGCGATCAAATGCTGCCTGCGCAGCTCTGGATAAGAAGCAGAAGAACTTTGACAAG ATCCTGGCAGAATGGAAGCAGAAGTATGAGGAAACgcaggctgagctggaggcCTCCCAGAAGGAGGCTCGCTCCCTCAGCACGGAGCTCTTTAAGATGAAGAATGCCTACGAGGAGTCCCTGGACCACCTGGAAACGCTGAAGCGTGAGAACAAGAACTTGCAGC AGGAGATTGGTGACCTCACAGAGCAGATTGCAGAGGGAGGCAAGGCCATTCATGAGCTGGAGAAAGCCAAGAAGCAGATTGAGCAGGAGAAATCTGAAATCCAGGCCTCGCTGGAGGAAGCTGAG GCGTCCCTTGAACATGAAGAGGGGAAGATCCTGCGCCTCCAGCTTGAGCTCAACCAGGTGAAGTCTGAGATTGACAGGAAGATAGCAGAGAAAGATGAGGAGATTGACCAGATGAAGAGGAACCACCTCAGAATTGTGGAGTCCATGCAGAGCACCCTGGACGCTGAGATCAGGAGCAGGAATGAGGCCCTGCGGCTGAAGAAGAAGATGGAGGGAGACCTGAATGAAATGGAGATCCAGCTGAGCCATGCCAACCGCGTGGCTGCAGAGGCACAAAAGAACCTGAGAAACACACAGGCCGTGCTCAAG GATACCCAGATACACTTGGACGATGCTCTGAGGACGCAGGAGGACCTGAAGGAGCAGGTGGCCATGGTGGAGCGCCGAGCAaacctgctgcaggctgaaattGAGGAGCTGcgggcagccctggagcagacGGAGCGGTCAAGGAAGGTGGCTGAGCAGGAGCTTCTGGATGCCACTGAACGAGTGCAGCTCCTCCATACCCAG AACACCAGCTTGATCAACACCAAAAAGAAGCTGGAGACAGACATTACCCAAATCCAGAGTGAAATGGAGGATACGATCCAGGAAGCCCGCAATGCTGAAGAGAAGGCCAAGAAGGCCATCACAGAT